Proteins from a single region of Gammaproteobacteria bacterium:
- a CDS encoding bifunctional aldolase/short-chain dehydrogenase, whose protein sequence is MLNRWNNQEAAAFTSPLALRVYTSRLLGLDPSLVLHGGGNTSVKETVRNILGNHEEILYVKGSGWDLETIEEAGFPAANLDHLIALARLPALGDMQMVNELRTHMTKASAPTPSVEAILHAVIPHKYVDHTHADAIIAITNTAKGRERIAEVFGDDVVVIPYVMPGFDLARLCGERFSAESTSKTIGMVLMNHGIFSFGQTAKESYERMIELVSRAENYLKGQRAWDLPDPSPRRAATGAALRLDIATLRRDASRAAGFPLLLVCHRDDRSLDFAQRPDLATLTQQGPATPDHVIRTKRIPLLGRDVEAYVAAYKRYFDEHAPQARDKKTMLDPAPRVILDPEFGVCALGRSAKDAGIVADIYGHTIEILLRAHVLGGYQALPARDIFDVEYWDLEQAKLKSAGAPPPFAGEVALITGAASGIGKACAEHFLKQGAAVIGLDIDAGVESASRHAAYLGLTCDVTQEDQLAAALETAVRRFGGLDMLVLNAGIFPASRRLDSLDSREWRRVFDINLDANLNLLRETHPLLKLSPRGGRVVIIGSKNVMAPGPGVAAYSSSKAALTQLARVAALEWGEDGIRVNSIHPDAVFDTAIWTDEVLQARAKNYGLTVENYKRKNILKTEIQSRDVADMAIAMCGPLFAKTTGAQVPLDGGNDRVI, encoded by the coding sequence ATGCTCAACCGTTGGAATAACCAGGAGGCAGCGGCATTCACAAGTCCGCTGGCCTTGCGCGTATACACCTCCCGCCTGCTTGGGCTGGACCCCTCTCTGGTGCTGCACGGCGGTGGCAACACCTCGGTCAAGGAAACGGTGCGGAATATCCTCGGCAACCACGAGGAGATCCTGTATGTCAAAGGCAGCGGATGGGACCTCGAGACCATAGAAGAGGCGGGCTTTCCAGCCGCCAATCTCGATCACCTGATCGCCCTAGCCCGGCTGCCTGCACTGGGCGATATGCAGATGGTCAACGAGCTGCGCACGCATATGACCAAGGCGAGCGCGCCCACGCCCTCGGTCGAGGCGATACTGCACGCGGTCATCCCGCACAAGTACGTCGACCACACCCACGCGGACGCCATTATCGCCATCACCAATACGGCCAAGGGACGTGAACGCATCGCCGAAGTGTTCGGCGACGATGTCGTGGTCATCCCCTACGTGATGCCGGGCTTCGACCTGGCGCGCCTGTGCGGGGAACGATTCTCAGCAGAATCAACATCAAAAACAATCGGCATGGTGCTGATGAATCATGGTATTTTTTCATTTGGACAAACGGCAAAAGAATCCTATGAGCGCATGATCGAGCTGGTGTCGCGGGCGGAGAACTACCTGAAGGGCCAGCGTGCCTGGGACCTGCCTGACCCTTCACCGCGACGCGCAGCCACAGGGGCGGCTTTGCGCCTCGACATCGCCACCCTGCGTCGGGACGCATCACGCGCCGCGGGATTCCCGTTGCTGCTGGTGTGCCACCGCGACGACCGCAGCCTGGACTTCGCGCAGCGCCCCGATCTGGCGACGCTGACCCAGCAAGGTCCCGCCACGCCGGACCATGTCATACGCACCAAGCGCATCCCGCTGCTCGGACGCGATGTCGAGGCCTATGTTGCCGCGTACAAGCGCTACTTCGATGAGCACGCCCCGCAGGCGCGCGACAAAAAGACCATGCTCGACCCGGCGCCGCGCGTCATCCTGGATCCTGAGTTCGGAGTCTGCGCGCTCGGCCGCAGCGCGAAGGACGCGGGTATCGTAGCGGACATATACGGTCACACCATCGAGATCCTGCTGCGGGCGCACGTGCTCGGAGGCTATCAGGCCCTGCCTGCCAGAGACATCTTCGACGTCGAGTACTGGGACCTCGAGCAGGCCAAGCTCAAGTCGGCCGGCGCCCCGCCGCCCTTCGCCGGAGAGGTGGCGCTGATCACCGGAGCGGCCTCCGGCATAGGCAAGGCCTGCGCCGAGCATTTCCTGAAACAGGGCGCCGCGGTCATCGGCCTCGACATCGATGCGGGCGTCGAAAGCGCCTCGCGCCATGCCGCCTATCTTGGACTGACTTGCGACGTCACGCAGGAAGACCAGCTGGCCGCCGCCCTTGAGACTGCGGTCCGGCGCTTCGGCGGACTGGACATGCTGGTACTCAACGCCGGCATCTTCCCGGCGAGCCGGCGCCTAGACTCGCTCGACAGCCGCGAATGGCGCCGCGTCTTCGACATCAACCTGGACGCCAACCTCAACCTCCTGCGTGAGACTCACCCCCTGCTGAAGCTGTCGCCGCGCGGCGGGCGCGTCGTCATCATCGGTTCCAAGAACGTCATGGCACCGGGCCCCGGGGTCGCCGCCTATTCCTCCTCCAAGGCCGCACTTACCCAGCTTGCCCGCGTGGCGGCACTGGAATGGGGGGAGGACGGTATACGCGTCAATTCCATCCACCCGGACGCGGTCTTCGATACTGCAATCTGGACCGACGAAGTACTTCAGGCCAGAGCGAAGAATTACGGCTTAACTGTCGAAAATTACAAGAGAAAAAATATCCTGAAGACCGAGATACAGTCACGGGACGTTGCCGATATGGCGATTGCCATGTGCGGCCCTCTCTTCGCCAAGACGACCGGGGCCCAGGTCCCCCTGGACGGCGGCAATGACCGTGTTATATGA
- a CDS encoding copper resistance system multicopper oxidase: MSIKSVAPGRGCVSHARRRFVLGALSAGALTVAGRAGWVRAGTTPFDNQITLSGRSFDLDVGYLPVDFTGRGRVATAVNGMLPAPILRWREGDRVNLRVTNRLAVDTSIHWHGIILPTDMDGVPGLSFHGIRPGETFEYSFQVRQSGTYWYHSHSNFQEQTGLYGPIVIDPLRPEPYGYDRDYVVMLSDWSDEEPGEIFARLKKHSDFYNQNPRTAVDLWDEIRAKGVAAAWRDRAMWNEMRMSDRDLSDVTGYTYTFLMNGRTPADGWTGMFRPGEKLRLRFINGSAMTFFDVRIPGLKMTVIAADGQNVESVTVDEFRIGVAETYDVLVEPEGDSAYTIFAQAIDRSGYARGLITPDPALRADVPALDPLPVLTHADMGMAHGGEHAGHDAHSMGHTTHGMGHEGMEADTGGMDHGMHDDAGAMPSAPEMGSGQAGHGSSSDVRHPRSERGPQTDMRADAPRYRLEDPGPGLRDNGRRVLTYADLRNLRDTPDPREPGREIELHLTGNMSRYMWSFDGVSFADAEPLRFAYGERLRITLVNDTMMSHPIHLHGMWSDLETGDGDYLPRKHTVVVQPGAKLSYLVSADAKGRWAYHCHLLYHMMGMFREVRVD; this comes from the coding sequence ATGTCCATCAAGTCAGTTGCACCCGGTCGCGGGTGCGTATCCCATGCACGCCGACGCTTTGTGCTCGGCGCTCTCTCGGCCGGGGCGCTGACCGTCGCCGGTCGCGCCGGCTGGGTCCGTGCGGGAACCACACCCTTCGACAATCAGATAACGTTATCCGGCAGGAGCTTCGACCTGGATGTTGGATACCTTCCGGTTGACTTCACGGGGCGCGGGCGCGTCGCGACCGCGGTCAACGGCATGCTGCCCGCGCCGATCCTGCGCTGGCGGGAGGGCGACCGGGTGAACCTGCGGGTGACCAACCGCCTCGCCGTCGACACCTCCATCCACTGGCACGGGATCATCCTTCCCACGGATATGGACGGGGTGCCGGGATTGAGCTTCCACGGAATCCGTCCGGGCGAGACCTTCGAATACAGTTTCCAGGTTCGACAGAGCGGTACGTACTGGTACCACAGCCACTCCAACTTTCAGGAGCAGACCGGGTTGTATGGCCCCATCGTGATCGACCCGCTGAGACCCGAGCCGTACGGCTATGACCGCGACTACGTAGTGATGCTGTCCGACTGGTCGGACGAAGAGCCGGGTGAGATTTTCGCCCGGCTGAAAAAGCACAGCGATTTCTACAATCAGAATCCGCGCACGGCCGTCGACCTGTGGGATGAAATCCGGGCGAAAGGCGTTGCCGCGGCATGGCGGGACCGTGCCATGTGGAACGAGATGCGCATGAGCGACCGTGACCTCTCCGACGTGACGGGCTACACCTACACCTTCCTGATGAACGGCCGGACGCCCGCCGATGGATGGACTGGAATGTTCCGGCCCGGCGAAAAGCTGCGTCTGCGATTCATCAACGGGTCCGCGATGACCTTCTTTGATGTCCGCATCCCCGGATTGAAGATGACGGTCATCGCCGCTGACGGCCAGAACGTCGAGTCCGTGACCGTTGACGAATTTCGTATCGGCGTGGCCGAGACCTACGACGTTCTGGTCGAACCGGAGGGTGACAGCGCCTACACGATCTTCGCCCAGGCGATCGATCGTTCCGGCTACGCGCGCGGACTGATCACGCCCGATCCCGCGCTGCGCGCGGACGTACCTGCGCTGGATCCACTGCCGGTGCTTACCCATGCGGACATGGGCATGGCGCACGGCGGAGAGCACGCTGGACATGATGCGCACTCCATGGGGCACACCACGCATGGCATGGGTCACGAGGGCATGGAGGCGGACACGGGCGGAATGGACCACGGCATGCACGACGATGCAGGCGCCATGCCGTCCGCGCCGGAGATGGGCTCGGGACAGGCCGGGCATGGCAGCAGCAGCGACGTGCGGCATCCGCGCAGCGAGCGGGGACCGCAGACGGACATGCGTGCCGACGCCCCGCGTTATCGCCTGGAAGACCCGGGGCCTGGCCTGCGCGACAACGGGCGGCGCGTGCTGACCTACGCGGACCTGCGCAACCTGCGGGATACGCCGGATCCGCGTGAACCCGGGCGCGAGATCGAATTGCACCTGACCGGAAACATGAGCCGCTACATGTGGTCATTCGACGGCGTATCCTTCGCCGACGCGGAGCCGCTGCGCTTCGCGTACGGAGAACGGCTGCGCATCACCCTCGTCAATGACACCATGATGAGTCATCCGATCCACCTTCACGGCATGTGGAGCGACCTCGAGACCGGTGACGGCGACTACCTCCCGCGCAAGCATACGGTTGTCGTGCAGCCGGGAGCGAAGCTCAGCTATCTCGTGAGCGCTGATGCGAAGGGGCGCTGGGCATACCACTGCCACTTGCTCTATCACATGATGGGCATGTTCCGCGAGGTCCGCGTCGATTGA
- a CDS encoding copper resistance protein B: protein MKRYERLPVLLVSLWLAPAGAGVHAHMDDDPVLGKFMVDALEMREMEGDNPVRWDVEAWLGRDLRKLWLKTEGRRSDGTTNAADIELLYSRAVAPYWDVQAGWRADIEPDPRRDWLALGLRGTAPYHIEIDAALFVGEAGRTALRFKAEYELRLSRRLILGPELEANAYGEDDPALGIGSGLSSVQGGLRLFYQVTRQFSPYVGIEGRRRFGATEDFARSGDRRTDDAWLLAGVRAWF, encoded by the coding sequence ATGAAGAGATATGAAAGGCTGCCCGTATTACTCGTCTCCCTGTGGCTGGCCCCCGCCGGCGCCGGCGTGCACGCGCACATGGATGACGATCCGGTGCTGGGAAAATTCATGGTCGACGCGTTAGAGATGCGCGAGATGGAGGGAGACAACCCGGTGAGATGGGACGTTGAGGCGTGGCTGGGGCGGGATCTCCGGAAACTGTGGCTTAAGACCGAAGGCAGGCGCAGCGACGGCACGACGAATGCGGCTGATATTGAACTGCTGTACAGCCGCGCCGTGGCCCCCTATTGGGACGTGCAGGCCGGATGGCGCGCGGACATCGAGCCGGATCCGCGCCGCGACTGGCTGGCGCTCGGCCTGCGCGGGACGGCGCCATATCACATCGAGATCGACGCCGCGCTGTTCGTGGGTGAGGCCGGGCGTACCGCGCTGCGCTTCAAGGCCGAATACGAACTGAGGCTCTCGCGCCGGCTGATCCTGGGCCCGGAACTGGAGGCGAACGCCTACGGTGAGGATGATCCCGCGCTCGGCATCGGTTCGGGGCTATCGTCTGTGCAGGGTGGATTGCGCCTGTTTTACCAGGTCACGCGACAGTTCTCCCCGTATGTCGGGATCGAAGGGCGCAGGCGGTTCGGCGCGACAGAGGATTTCGCCCGTTCCGGTGACCGGCGGACCGACGATGCCTGGCTGCTCGCGGGTGTGCGCGCCTGGTTTTGA
- a CDS encoding cation:proton antiporter — translation MHTVNFIQDLAVIMLIAGVITVLFHRLKQPVVLGYILAGVIIGPHTPPFPLITEQATINMLAELGMIFLMFSLGLEFSLRRLRQVGMTALAAALAEIVLMIWIGYEIGRFFGWQSMDALFLGAMLAISSTTIIVKALEDLKLKHQRFAHLILGILIVEDILAIAIIALLSSLALSGSMDIGQMAGTLTRLSVFMVASVVIGLLLVPRLLAYVARFDSDEMLLVTVLGLCFGFCLLVIRLDYSVALGAFMIGAIIAEARELKRIERLIEPVRDMFSAIFFVAVGLLLDPKVLIDYALPVAVITLAVVIGKVATCTMGAFVAGNDGRTSLRVGMGLAQIGEFSFIIAALGISLQVTSDFLYPIAVAVSAITTLLTPYLIRASDPLADLLARRVPYTLRNSLPLYTEWLQSIQPRGDRAVLAAMVWRIVAHVAVNVMIIAAAFFGMAYFADPLSSWLGTSELGERYQRTVLWAVALILSLPFLVAAYRKLKALSMLLAETGVRESLAGKHTAKVREILSELIPLLSMMLFLLLIGALSSSILPPLELLVLTGSAVTLLGIVLGRKLIRFHSRLQIALMETLQANGSDGKRD, via the coding sequence GTGCACACCGTCAATTTTATCCAGGATCTCGCGGTCATCATGCTTATCGCCGGCGTGATCACCGTGCTGTTCCACCGCCTCAAGCAGCCGGTGGTCCTCGGCTACATCCTGGCGGGGGTGATCATCGGCCCCCACACGCCGCCGTTCCCGCTCATCACGGAACAGGCCACCATAAACATGCTGGCCGAGCTCGGCATGATCTTCCTGATGTTCTCGCTCGGACTGGAGTTCAGCCTGCGCCGGCTGCGCCAGGTGGGGATGACCGCGCTGGCGGCGGCCCTGGCCGAGATCGTGCTGATGATCTGGATCGGCTACGAGATCGGACGCTTCTTCGGCTGGCAATCCATGGACGCGCTGTTCCTCGGGGCGATGCTCGCGATCTCCTCCACCACGATCATCGTCAAGGCGCTGGAAGACCTGAAGCTCAAGCATCAGCGCTTCGCGCACCTGATCCTCGGCATCCTGATCGTGGAGGACATCCTCGCCATCGCCATCATCGCGCTGCTCTCGAGCCTGGCCCTGTCGGGATCGATGGACATCGGCCAGATGGCTGGCACGCTGACGCGCCTGTCGGTATTCATGGTGGCCTCGGTGGTCATAGGCCTGCTGCTGGTGCCGCGCCTGCTCGCCTATGTGGCGCGTTTCGACAGCGACGAGATGCTGCTGGTCACGGTTCTCGGCCTGTGTTTCGGCTTCTGCCTGCTGGTGATAAGGCTGGATTACAGCGTCGCCCTCGGGGCCTTCATGATCGGCGCGATCATTGCCGAGGCGCGCGAACTCAAACGCATCGAGCGGCTCATCGAGCCGGTGCGGGACATGTTCAGCGCGATATTCTTCGTCGCAGTGGGCCTGCTGCTCGACCCGAAGGTGCTGATCGATTACGCACTGCCGGTCGCCGTCATCACCCTGGCGGTGGTAATCGGCAAGGTCGCCACCTGCACGATGGGCGCCTTCGTCGCCGGCAATGACGGCAGAACCTCACTGCGCGTCGGGATGGGGCTGGCTCAGATCGGTGAATTCTCCTTCATCATCGCCGCCCTCGGTATCAGCCTGCAGGTGACGAGCGATTTCCTCTACCCGATCGCAGTCGCCGTCTCGGCGATCACCACCCTGCTGACGCCGTACCTCATACGCGCCTCCGATCCGCTGGCGGACCTGCTGGCGCGCCGCGTGCCATACACGCTGCGCAATTCCCTCCCCCTTTACACTGAGTGGCTGCAAAGCATCCAGCCCCGTGGCGACCGCGCCGTGCTGGCGGCCATGGTGTGGCGCATCGTGGCGCATGTCGCGGTCAATGTGATGATCATCGCGGCCGCCTTCTTCGGCATGGCCTACTTCGCCGATCCGCTCTCCTCGTGGCTCGGCACCTCGGAACTGGGCGAACGCTATCAGCGCACTGTGCTGTGGGCTGTGGCGCTGATCCTGTCGCTGCCGTTTCTGGTGGCCGCCTACCGCAAGCTGAAGGCGCTCAGCATGCTGCTGGCAGAGACCGGCGTGCGGGAATCACTCGCCGGCAAGCACACGGCCAAGGTGCGTGAAATCCTCTCCGAACTCATCCCGCTGCTCTCGATGATGCTGTTCCTGCTTCTGATCGGCGCGCTGAGTTCGAGCATCCTGCCGCCGCTCGAGCTGCTCGTCCTGACCGGTTCAGCGGTCACGCTGCTCGGCATCGTGCTGGGACGCAAGCTGATCCGGTTCCATTCCCGCCTGCAGATCGCCCTGATGGAAACCCTGCAGGCCAACGGCAGCGACGGAAAGCGGGATTAG
- a CDS encoding tetratricopeptide repeat protein, translated as MTVPSRNDSCPCGSGRKYKKCCMDKARVAFAPAEGGAARLVESAAEHRRQGRLAQAEVACRQALAADPERPDALHLLGQLAAEAGQHRLAAELIERAVSRNGSNAGYYNDLGLAYGAMNRLDRAAASYQHALALQPDHFGAQVNLACACAALGRQDEAAEGFRKALVLRPDSEVAHFNLGNTCYTLGRFDDAVASYRAALALKPDYHEVYVNLANAYIDQGKPEEAAACCRQAIALNPGSAIAHYNLGLACFNQGKLDDAAASYTEALARKPDYVGALVNLGLVYINLGRLEDAAACYRKALQIKPDSALAHSTLLFTMLFQPSFSPQAIFEEHHRFAQRCELPLKPRWRPHGNSRDPDRRLKVGYVSADFRRHSVAHFIEPILACHDKTQVEVYCYYNHTRYDDVTRRIAACADHWTPCKGLSDEQLAERVRADGIDILVDLAGHTMDNRLLTFARKPAPVQVTYLGYPATTGLTAMDYRLTACEVDPPGQESWHSEALYRLPRSLWCYRPPADRPKPAGRPPSARFGAVTFGSLNAFAKISAETLAVWGDILHETPGSRLLMTSVPEGSMRQSLQERFAARGIEPQRLILRGRVPGDQYLELLGQVDIALDPFPYNGTTTTCETLWMGIPVVTLTGISSVSRSGHALLKSVGLGELAAADTRAYVEIATGLAVDQDRLAGLRSGLRQWMMASALRDETGITRDLEAAYRTMWYTWCTSKSDHISGA; from the coding sequence ATGACCGTTCCCAGCAGAAATGATTCCTGTCCCTGCGGCAGTGGCAGGAAATACAAGAAATGCTGCATGGATAAGGCGAGGGTGGCGTTCGCTCCGGCGGAGGGAGGCGCAGCCCGACTGGTCGAATCCGCAGCTGAGCACCGCAGGCAAGGCCGGTTGGCGCAGGCAGAGGTTGCCTGTCGCCAGGCGCTGGCGGCTGACCCGGAGCGGCCCGATGCCTTGCACCTGCTCGGCCAGCTCGCCGCCGAGGCGGGACAGCACCGGCTGGCGGCTGAACTGATCGAACGCGCCGTCAGCAGGAACGGATCGAACGCCGGCTATTACAACGATCTGGGTCTGGCCTATGGTGCAATGAACCGGCTCGACCGGGCGGCGGCCTCTTATCAGCATGCACTGGCGCTGCAACCCGATCACTTCGGCGCGCAGGTGAATCTCGCCTGCGCCTGTGCCGCTCTGGGCAGGCAGGACGAAGCGGCGGAAGGTTTCCGCAAGGCATTGGTACTGAGGCCGGACTCGGAGGTTGCGCACTTCAATCTGGGCAATACCTGTTACACCCTGGGCCGGTTCGATGACGCCGTGGCGAGCTACCGGGCGGCGCTGGCATTGAAGCCGGACTATCATGAGGTTTACGTCAACCTGGCTAACGCCTATATCGACCAGGGCAAGCCGGAGGAGGCCGCGGCCTGTTGCAGGCAGGCGATCGCGCTCAATCCTGGTAGTGCGATCGCGCACTACAACCTGGGTCTTGCCTGTTTCAATCAGGGAAAGCTGGACGACGCGGCGGCCAGCTATACGGAGGCGCTGGCGCGGAAGCCGGATTATGTCGGCGCGCTGGTGAACCTGGGTCTCGTCTATATCAACCTGGGCAGGCTGGAGGACGCCGCGGCCTGTTACCGGAAGGCGTTGCAGATCAAGCCCGATTCCGCGCTGGCGCACAGCACCCTGCTGTTCACCATGCTCTTTCAGCCAAGTTTTTCTCCGCAGGCGATCTTCGAGGAACATCATCGATTCGCGCAGCGGTGCGAATTACCGCTCAAGCCACGCTGGCGCCCGCACGGTAATTCCCGCGATCCCGATCGACGCCTGAAAGTGGGTTACGTCTCCGCGGATTTCCGCCGTCACTCCGTCGCCCATTTCATCGAGCCGATCCTGGCCTGTCACGACAAGACACAGGTAGAGGTCTATTGTTATTACAATCACACCAGGTACGACGACGTGACGCGCCGCATCGCGGCGTGCGCCGATCACTGGACCCCCTGCAAGGGCCTGTCGGATGAACAGCTCGCGGAGCGCGTGCGCGCGGACGGCATCGATATCCTGGTGGACCTCGCCGGACACACCATGGACAATCGCCTGCTGACCTTTGCGCGCAAGCCGGCGCCGGTACAGGTGACCTACCTCGGATATCCCGCGACCACGGGGCTGACCGCGATGGATTACCGCCTGACCGCGTGTGAGGTCGATCCTCCCGGCCAGGAATCGTGGCACAGCGAGGCACTGTACCGCCTGCCCCGCAGTCTGTGGTGCTACCGGCCGCCCGCCGACCGGCCCAAACCCGCGGGGCGTCCGCCCTCTGCGCGGTTCGGCGCGGTCACGTTTGGATCGCTCAATGCATTCGCAAAGATATCCGCCGAAACGCTCGCCGTATGGGGCGATATCCTGCACGAAACCCCCGGCTCGCGCCTTCTGATGACCAGCGTACCGGAAGGCTCGATGCGGCAATCCCTCCAGGAACGCTTCGCCGCGCGCGGTATCGAACCGCAGCGGCTGATCCTGCGGGGCAGGGTGCCGGGCGATCAGTACCTGGAGCTGCTCGGTCAGGTCGATATCGCCCTCGACCCGTTCCCCTACAACGGCACGACCACCACCTGTGAAACCCTGTGGATGGGCATCCCCGTGGTCACGCTCACCGGCATCAGCTCGGTGTCCCGCTCGGGACATGCCTTGCTGAAATCCGTCGGACTGGGAGAATTGGCGGCCGCGGACACGCGCGCCTATGTGGAAATCGCCACCGGGCTGGCCGTCGATCAGGATCGGCTGGCCGGGTTGAGGTCGGGTCTGCGGCAGTGGATGATGGCATCCGCCCTGCGTGACGAGACCGGTATCACCCGCGACCTGGAGGCGGCCTATCGGACCATGTGGTATACTTGGTGTACTTCAAAATCGGATCACATCTCCGGCGCGTGA
- a CDS encoding FkbM family methyltransferase produces MTIIRPDSHATHEIVGQVKICCPVGYRFMTPYILNEQQDWFEDEIKFLREIVRPDTKFIDIGANYGLYSLSIARLCPDGHVWSYEPGSETAGYLNESIGVNQIHNMTLINKALSNKAGMGRLSNGDNSELNALTDANDQGRGEQVELATLDSEGALHDWSGVDLVKIDAEGHELQVMEGGVRFFTTASPLVMCEIKAGVNIDLVPVSYLISHGYRSYRVIPGLQALAPQDINGQIDGFQLNTFCCKADRAAVLSSQNRLVMSPGSSQAAAAPSAAWPEFLRGFPYGRARVDEWLDRTSKNPEDTWRDYETALNLYAVSRSADQDITTRFDALSASYVILERLVQQRASLPRLLSFARVAADFGLRVNAVQALAFFLKSIQQHIGELIAGEPYLSPSSEYERILPGLVPQNWAVTSALDAYEKFRSYSSYFSAPDQTLQIVGEINRLGYSTPGMERRAELARRRMNRSI; encoded by the coding sequence ATGACAATCATCCGCCCGGACAGCCACGCAACCCATGAAATCGTCGGCCAGGTGAAGATCTGCTGCCCGGTCGGCTACCGTTTCATGACCCCCTACATCCTGAACGAGCAGCAGGACTGGTTCGAGGACGAGATCAAATTTCTGCGCGAGATCGTACGGCCGGATACGAAGTTCATCGACATCGGGGCGAACTACGGCCTGTATTCCCTGTCCATTGCCAGACTCTGCCCGGACGGGCATGTGTGGTCCTATGAGCCGGGCAGCGAGACGGCGGGCTATCTCAACGAGAGCATAGGCGTCAATCAGATCCACAACATGACCCTGATCAACAAGGCACTCTCCAACAAGGCGGGGATGGGCCGGCTGTCTAACGGCGACAATTCCGAGCTCAACGCCCTGACCGACGCCAACGACCAGGGCCGCGGCGAGCAGGTTGAGCTGGCCACGCTGGATTCCGAAGGCGCGCTGCACGACTGGAGCGGCGTCGATCTCGTCAAGATCGACGCCGAGGGACATGAACTCCAGGTTATGGAGGGAGGGGTCCGGTTCTTCACCACCGCCTCGCCCCTGGTGATGTGCGAGATCAAGGCCGGCGTGAACATCGACCTCGTCCCCGTCAGTTATCTTATCTCGCACGGCTACAGATCCTACCGGGTGATCCCGGGACTGCAGGCGCTGGCGCCGCAGGATATCAACGGCCAGATCGACGGATTCCAGCTGAACACCTTCTGCTGCAAGGCGGATCGCGCCGCCGTACTGTCATCGCAGAACAGGCTGGTGATGAGTCCGGGATCATCCCAGGCGGCCGCCGCGCCGTCGGCCGCCTGGCCGGAATTTCTGCGCGGGTTCCCCTACGGCAGGGCGCGCGTCGACGAATGGCTGGACAGGACCTCGAAGAATCCCGAGGACACGTGGCGGGATTATGAAACGGCATTGAACCTCTATGCCGTGTCGCGCTCCGCTGATCAGGACATCACCACTCGCTTCGATGCGCTGTCCGCCAGTTACGTGATCCTGGAGAGGCTGGTGCAGCAGCGCGCAAGTCTGCCCCGCCTGTTGTCGTTCGCCCGCGTTGCTGCGGATTTTGGCCTGAGGGTGAATGCAGTGCAGGCGCTCGCATTCTTCCTGAAGTCGATCCAGCAACACATCGGGGAACTGATCGCGGGAGAGCCGTATCTGTCCCCGTCCAGCGAATATGAGCGGATCCTGCCCGGCCTGGTGCCGCAGAACTGGGCAGTCACCTCGGCGCTGGATGCCTACGAGAAATTCCGGAGCTACTCCAGTTACTTCTCCGCGCCCGACCAGACCCTGCAGATCGTCGGCGAGATCAACCGGCTCGGGTATTCCACTCCCGGCATGGAAAGAAGGGCTGAACTGGCCCGCCGCAGAATGAACCGCAGCATCTGA